The Rhizobium sp. BT03 genome contains a region encoding:
- a CDS encoding glycosyltransferase family 2 protein: MQRVDVVIPCYNYAHFLQECVESVLSQTGVDVRVLILDDCSPDNTPEVGMALASRDKRVTYRRHAANMRHIATYNEGIDWAGGDLFLLLSADDYLWPGALDRAAEVMRNYPDVGLAFGNAIIAEPDGSMSKRADPLGDHYVPPMQILSGRQFMQLSGARNLVPTATAVVRTALQKQVGGYLKELPHAGDMEMWLRLASHAGVAFINADQAVYRQHASNMSLQYYGENILSDLLQRKKVFDILFSQAADGLRKDEMLRRFLARDLGKQALRQAGIAFNNFDVATAVAIQRFALEVSPNVRNSLPWIKLVCKQTIGPKCWYALNSMRRRVAA, from the coding sequence TTGCAACGTGTTGATGTCGTAATACCCTGCTATAACTATGCCCATTTCCTGCAGGAATGCGTTGAAAGCGTCCTTTCGCAAACGGGCGTCGATGTGCGCGTGCTCATTCTGGATGACTGCTCGCCGGACAATACGCCGGAAGTCGGAATGGCCCTGGCGTCCCGCGACAAGCGGGTCACTTATCGGCGCCACGCGGCAAACATGCGCCACATCGCCACCTATAATGAGGGGATCGATTGGGCCGGCGGTGACTTATTCCTGCTTCTTTCTGCGGATGATTATCTCTGGCCGGGCGCGCTGGACCGCGCAGCGGAGGTGATGCGCAACTATCCGGATGTGGGGTTGGCGTTCGGGAACGCGATCATAGCCGAGCCAGATGGCAGCATGAGCAAACGCGCCGATCCTCTCGGCGACCATTACGTGCCCCCCATGCAGATCTTGTCCGGTCGGCAATTCATGCAGTTGAGTGGAGCACGCAATCTCGTTCCAACGGCGACCGCTGTCGTGAGGACCGCGCTGCAAAAGCAGGTCGGCGGCTACCTCAAGGAACTGCCGCATGCCGGCGATATGGAAATGTGGCTGCGGCTCGCATCACATGCCGGCGTAGCTTTCATCAATGCCGATCAAGCAGTATATCGCCAACATGCCTCGAATATGTCGCTGCAATACTATGGAGAAAATATTCTCTCCGATCTTCTGCAAAGAAAAAAGGTTTTCGATATCCTATTTAGCCAAGCGGCCGATGGCCTCAGAAAAGATGAGATGTTACGGCGCTTTCTTGCCAGAGATCTCGGAAAACAGGCGCTTCGACAGGCTGGCATCGCATTCAACAACTTCGACGTTGCGACGGCCGTGGCGATTCAGCGCTTTGCATTGGAGGTTTCCCCCAATGTGCGAAATTCATTGCCCTGGATCAAATTGGTCTGCAAGCAGACGATCGGCCCAAAGTGCTGGTACGCCTTGAATTCTATGCGGCGAAGAGTTGCCGCATGA
- a CDS encoding response regulator transcription factor, with translation MDTINISHRQENISLPLEIDDGSTTFAGPSKSKHSLVILDKRELDRHCLAQCMAAHTADFEILAFGSIEEWKQKREEYPPLSAILLNVGGKTVDDPVVSEQIKSLSSEFVSTPVIILSDSDDFAQIVRAIDYGAKGYIPASVSISVCMELIALSVAGGLFVPASALFAMRHLLQSNNPTAHPLAGIFTDRQAEVVAALRRGKANKIIAYELNLRESTVKVHVRNIMKKVKATNRTEVVFKLNDLFQNTIPA, from the coding sequence TTGGATACAATAAATATAAGCCACAGGCAGGAAAACATATCTCTTCCGTTAGAGATAGACGATGGTTCGACGACGTTTGCCGGACCGTCAAAGTCAAAGCACTCGCTTGTCATTCTCGACAAGAGGGAACTCGATCGGCACTGCCTTGCGCAATGCATGGCCGCCCACACGGCGGATTTCGAGATTCTGGCGTTCGGATCGATAGAAGAGTGGAAGCAAAAGCGTGAAGAATATCCTCCGCTTTCGGCAATCCTCTTGAACGTCGGCGGCAAGACGGTCGACGACCCTGTCGTTTCGGAGCAGATCAAGAGTCTTTCGTCGGAATTCGTGTCGACACCGGTCATCATATTGTCCGATAGTGACGACTTCGCCCAGATCGTCAGGGCGATCGATTACGGAGCCAAGGGCTACATACCTGCCTCCGTCAGCATCAGCGTCTGCATGGAGCTGATTGCGCTATCGGTGGCAGGAGGACTTTTCGTGCCGGCAAGCGCCCTGTTCGCCATGCGTCACTTGCTGCAGTCGAACAACCCGACGGCGCATCCGCTGGCCGGAATCTTCACCGATCGCCAGGCCGAAGTCGTCGCGGCGTTGCGCCGCGGGAAGGCGAACAAGATCATTGCCTATGAGCTCAACCTGCGAGAAAGCACCGTCAAGGTTCATGTTCGCAACATCATGAAAAAGGTCAAGGCAACGAACAGGACGGAGGTCGTGTTCAAGCTTAACGACTTGTTCCAAAATACTATTCCGGCATGA
- a CDS encoding acyltransferase — translation MIASNVNLGDGCVIHHRDLVNLYGCTIGAGTRIGTFVEIQKNVLVGKDCKISSHSFLCEGVTLEDGVFIGHGVMFTNDTYPRAVNSDGSLQTEADWVVIPTLVKRHASIGSNATILPGVTIGEAAQVGAGAVVTKDVPAGAIVAGVPARITGRVHDRSVDMQALGGMR, via the coding sequence ATGATTGCATCGAACGTCAACCTGGGTGACGGCTGCGTTATCCACCATCGGGATCTTGTGAATCTCTACGGCTGTACGATCGGCGCGGGAACGCGCATCGGCACCTTCGTTGAAATCCAGAAAAACGTTCTCGTCGGAAAAGACTGCAAGATCTCCAGCCATTCCTTTCTCTGTGAAGGCGTGACGCTGGAAGACGGCGTTTTTATCGGCCACGGGGTCATGTTCACCAATGATACCTACCCGCGCGCCGTCAATTCGGACGGCAGTCTGCAGACGGAGGCCGACTGGGTCGTCATCCCCACTCTGGTCAAGCGCCACGCGTCGATCGGCAGCAACGCCACCATTTTACCCGGCGTGACGATCGGAGAGGCCGCGCAGGTCGGCGCCGGCGCCGTCGTAACGAAGGATGTGCCTGCCGGCGCCATTGTTGCCGGCGTTCCGGCGAGAATCACCGGTCGCGTTCATGACCGGTCAGTTGACATGCAAGCGTTGGGAGGAATGCGATGA
- a CDS encoding Gfo/Idh/MocA family protein encodes MIGIAVVGYGYWGPNLVRNISEAAGAQLLSVCDLNVERLAAVKSRYPAVTITDNFEEVLRDPRVDAIAIATPVSTHFKLAMQAMMAGKHVFVEKPMASTTEEAARMVEEAARRRLVLAVDHTFVHTGAVRKMRELVESGLGDMYYYDSVRVNLGLFQHDVSVIWDLAVHDLSILDHVVQERPVAVSATGMSHVLGEPENIAYLTLFFESKLIAHVHVNWLAPVKVRRTLIGCSNKMIVYDDLEPSEKIKVYDKGITMCPNSDAYGEKVHQMMVGYRSGDMWAPKLDMTEALKRELDQFVECIEQNSRPIADGHAGLRVVRILEAASRSLAQRGRIIELEEARRIA; translated from the coding sequence ATGATCGGCATTGCTGTCGTTGGGTATGGGTATTGGGGTCCGAACCTGGTTCGTAACATTTCGGAAGCGGCCGGCGCGCAGCTCCTTTCCGTTTGTGATCTGAATGTCGAACGGTTGGCGGCTGTTAAAAGCCGGTATCCCGCAGTAACGATCACCGACAATTTCGAGGAGGTTCTGCGCGATCCGAGAGTGGATGCAATCGCCATCGCAACGCCGGTCTCGACCCACTTCAAGCTCGCAATGCAGGCGATGATGGCCGGCAAGCATGTCTTCGTCGAAAAGCCGATGGCATCGACGACGGAGGAAGCCGCGCGGATGGTCGAAGAGGCCGCGCGCCGGCGCCTGGTGCTGGCGGTGGATCATACCTTCGTCCACACCGGCGCCGTCCGCAAGATGCGCGAACTGGTCGAAAGCGGCCTGGGCGATATGTATTATTACGACTCCGTCCGGGTCAATCTGGGGCTCTTCCAGCACGATGTCAGCGTCATCTGGGACCTTGCGGTGCACGATCTCTCCATCCTGGACCATGTCGTGCAGGAAAGGCCGGTGGCCGTCTCAGCGACGGGCATGAGCCATGTGCTCGGCGAGCCGGAGAACATCGCCTATCTCACGCTCTTCTTCGAAAGCAAGCTTATTGCCCACGTCCACGTCAATTGGCTGGCACCGGTCAAGGTCCGCCGCACGCTGATCGGCTGCAGCAACAAGATGATCGTCTATGACGATCTGGAGCCCAGCGAAAAGATCAAGGTCTATGACAAGGGCATCACCATGTGCCCGAATTCCGATGCGTATGGCGAGAAGGTGCATCAGATGATGGTCGGCTACCGCAGCGGCGATATGTGGGCGCCCAAGCTCGATATGACCGAGGCGTTGAAACGCGAGCTGGATCAGTTCGTCGAGTGCATCGAGCAGAATTCGCGCCCCATTGCAGACGGCCACGCCGGGTTGCGTGTCGTGCGTATCCTTGAAGCCGCAAGCCGGTCGCTCGCTCAGCGCGGTCGCATTATCGAGCTCGAAGAGGCGAGGCGCATTGCATGA
- a CDS encoding DegT/DnrJ/EryC1/StrS aminotransferase family protein: MIPFLDLKAQYQSIKGEIDAAVLGVLASGQYILGEEVARLEQEFAAYCNVKHAIAVNTGTSALHLSLLAAGVGPGDEVITVPFTFVATVSAICYAGARPVFVDVEPVTLTMDPAQLEAKITPRTKAIIPVHLYGQMADMDAIKAIADHYRIPVIEDACQAHGAQYKGARAGSIGTSGCFSFYPGKNLGACGEGGIIVTNSDDQARTMRMLRDWGQEQRYHHLLKGFNYRMDAIQGAILRIKLRHLEAWTEARRAHGRRYSSLLGRSAHLTTPVEITDRRHVYHVYAIRSRGRDELQRVLSAEGIQSGLHYPIPVHLQKAHADLGHRTGDFPISEAAAREVLSLPIYPEMPAWHVDQVAAALEYAYVS, translated from the coding sequence ATGATCCCGTTCCTGGACCTCAAGGCACAATATCAATCGATCAAGGGCGAAATCGACGCCGCCGTGCTCGGCGTCCTGGCCTCAGGGCAATACATACTCGGCGAAGAGGTTGCCCGCCTCGAGCAGGAATTCGCCGCGTATTGCAACGTCAAACATGCGATCGCGGTCAACACCGGAACGAGCGCCCTGCACCTGTCGCTGCTCGCGGCGGGTGTCGGCCCCGGCGATGAAGTCATCACCGTGCCATTTACCTTCGTCGCCACCGTATCGGCGATCTGCTACGCCGGTGCACGACCGGTGTTCGTCGATGTCGAGCCCGTGACGCTGACGATGGATCCGGCCCAGCTCGAGGCAAAGATCACACCCCGAACCAAGGCCATTATTCCCGTCCATCTCTACGGTCAGATGGCCGATATGGACGCGATCAAGGCGATCGCCGACCACTACCGGATACCGGTCATCGAGGACGCCTGCCAGGCGCACGGAGCGCAATACAAAGGTGCGCGCGCCGGCAGCATCGGCACATCCGGCTGCTTCAGCTTCTATCCCGGCAAAAACCTCGGCGCTTGCGGCGAGGGCGGTATCATCGTCACCAACAGCGACGATCAGGCCAGGACGATGCGCATGCTGCGCGACTGGGGACAGGAACAGCGCTATCACCATCTGCTGAAGGGCTTCAACTACCGCATGGATGCCATTCAGGGTGCGATCCTGCGCATCAAGCTCCGGCATCTCGAAGCCTGGACCGAAGCGCGGCGCGCCCATGGCCGCCGCTACTCCTCGCTGCTGGGGCGATCGGCGCATTTGACGACGCCTGTCGAAATCACCGACCGGCGCCACGTCTACCACGTCTATGCCATCAGAAGCCGCGGTCGCGACGAGCTTCAGCGCGTGCTGAGCGCGGAGGGCATTCAGTCCGGGCTGCACTATCCGATCCCTGTTCACCTGCAGAAGGCCCATGCCGACCTTGGTCACAGGACCGGCGATTTCCCAATCTCGGAAGCCGCCGCACGCGAGGTGCTCTCGCTGCCGATCTATCCAGAGATGCCCGCATGGCACGTCGATCAGGTGGCCGCAGCGCTGGAATACGCCTATGTCAGTTGA
- a CDS encoding DapH/DapD/GlmU-related protein has translation MSVDRAGEARVVQAVHGRHERPADPPYQAGLAEELRQSYGRAGLIELYGRFATGDGVVDTMMRKAIWQAITRSCGTGLQVAGGAGFKHPETFDIGNGVFIGAQAYIQGRFDGRCKIGDNVWIGPMAYFDARDLVIEDSVGWGPGAKVLGSTHTALPVDVPIIRTDLEIKPVRIGAWADIGTNATILPGVTIGKGAIVGAGAVVVSDVEPFSVVAGVPAKFIRWRTEADPVLDISHGGRS, from the coding sequence ATGTCAGTTGATCGTGCGGGCGAGGCCAGGGTCGTGCAGGCGGTCCACGGCCGTCATGAAAGGCCGGCGGATCCCCCCTACCAGGCGGGGCTCGCCGAAGAACTCAGGCAATCCTATGGGCGCGCCGGCCTGATCGAACTCTACGGTCGCTTCGCGACGGGAGATGGTGTCGTCGACACCATGATGCGCAAGGCCATCTGGCAAGCGATCACGCGGAGCTGCGGCACGGGATTGCAGGTCGCAGGCGGCGCCGGCTTCAAACACCCGGAGACGTTCGACATCGGCAACGGGGTGTTCATCGGGGCTCAGGCCTATATCCAGGGACGCTTCGACGGCCGATGCAAGATCGGCGACAATGTCTGGATCGGGCCGATGGCCTATTTCGACGCTCGCGATCTCGTGATCGAGGATTCTGTCGGGTGGGGACCCGGCGCCAAGGTGCTCGGCTCGACCCACACGGCATTGCCGGTGGATGTGCCGATCATTCGCACGGATCTTGAAATCAAGCCGGTCCGTATCGGCGCATGGGCCGACATCGGCACCAACGCCACAATCCTGCCCGGCGTGACCATCGGAAAAGGCGCGATCGTCGGTGCGGGCGCCGTTGTCGTCTCGGATGTCGAGCCGTTTTCAGTTGTCGCCGGCGTGCCGGCGAAATTCATACGCTGGCGCACGGAAGCCGATCCTGTGCTGGATATATCGCATGGAGGAAGATCGTGA
- a CDS encoding NAD-dependent epimerase/dehydratase family protein, producing the protein MRNQRVLITGGAGLIGSHIADLVALEKPREIIILDNFVRGRRDNLSTAIASGYVNIIEGDIRDRALLAKVFEGVDIVFHQAAIRITQCAEEPRLAFDVLAEGTFNVLETAVKAGVSKVVAASSASVLGLAESFPTTEEHHPYNNRTIYGAAKTFNEGLMRSFAEMYGLRYVALRYFNVYGPRMDVYGAYTEVLIRWMERLMAGMPPLIYGDGSQTMDFVDARDIARANILAAKSDVTDEVFNVASGTEISLLQLAKMLSDIMGSSLEPEHKEARTVNGVTRRLADISKAERLLGFKAEISMEQGLRDLVAWWQMQTDAGGQAA; encoded by the coding sequence GTGAGAAATCAACGGGTGCTCATTACCGGCGGAGCCGGCCTGATCGGGTCGCATATTGCCGATCTGGTCGCATTGGAAAAACCGCGTGAGATCATCATTCTCGACAACTTCGTGCGCGGACGCCGGGATAATCTCAGTACGGCAATAGCCAGCGGGTACGTTAACATCATCGAGGGAGATATCCGCGACAGAGCGCTTCTGGCAAAAGTCTTCGAAGGCGTCGATATCGTGTTTCATCAGGCCGCCATCCGCATCACGCAATGCGCGGAAGAGCCGCGACTGGCTTTTGATGTGCTTGCGGAGGGCACGTTCAACGTTCTCGAAACTGCCGTCAAGGCAGGTGTCTCGAAGGTGGTCGCTGCTTCCTCGGCTTCCGTTCTGGGGCTGGCCGAGAGCTTTCCTACGACCGAAGAGCATCATCCCTACAATAACCGGACAATCTACGGCGCGGCGAAAACATTCAACGAGGGGCTGATGCGCAGCTTTGCGGAGATGTACGGTCTGCGCTATGTCGCGCTCCGTTATTTCAACGTCTATGGGCCGCGCATGGACGTTTACGGCGCCTATACGGAAGTTCTGATCCGCTGGATGGAGCGCCTGATGGCGGGAATGCCGCCCCTCATCTATGGGGACGGCAGCCAGACGATGGACTTCGTCGATGCCCGCGACATCGCCCGCGCAAACATTCTGGCGGCGAAAAGCGATGTCACGGACGAAGTGTTCAACGTCGCGAGCGGCACGGAAATAAGCCTGCTGCAACTCGCGAAGATGTTGAGCGACATTATGGGTTCGTCATTGGAGCCGGAGCACAAAGAAGCCCGCACGGTCAACGGCGTCACGCGTCGTCTTGCCGATATCAGCAAGGCCGAGCGGCTCCTCGGCTTCAAGGCGGAGATCTCCATGGAGCAAGGGCTTCGTGATCTCGTTGCCTGGTGGCAAATGCAGACCGACGCAGGGGGGCAGGCGGCATGA
- a CDS encoding DegT/DnrJ/EryC1/StrS aminotransferase family protein — protein MSSSQSTIPATIPVAKPVLGEEEAEAARRVILSGWVTQGPEVAAFEREFAAFVGAAHACAMSNCTTALHLALKAVGVSAGDEVVTVSHSFIATANAVRYCDAVPVFVDIEEDGYNIEAGLIERAITPRTKAILCVHQLGMPCDLRAIVEIGKRHHIPVIEDAACATGSEILWDGRWEKIGKAHGDIACFSFHPRKVVTTGDGGMLTTANPEYDRNFRLWRQHGMSVTDAVRHGSKQVIFEDYDELGYNYRMTDLQAAVGREQLRRLPELVARRRLLAEQYCERLSTIAGLSLPAEPRWARSNWQSFCVRLPDTVDQRAVMQTLLDQGISTRRGVMNIHLEGAYSGESSYRAATSLMRSVSAQQQTIILPLYAQMTVSDMDRVVEALRAALAEATVRAVGVQPARDVALA, from the coding sequence ATGAGTTCATCTCAATCCACAATTCCGGCCACAATTCCGGTCGCCAAACCCGTCCTCGGGGAGGAGGAGGCTGAGGCTGCGCGCCGCGTTATTCTGTCGGGATGGGTGACGCAGGGGCCGGAGGTCGCGGCTTTTGAGCGTGAATTCGCCGCCTTCGTGGGCGCCGCGCATGCTTGTGCCATGTCCAACTGCACGACCGCGCTGCATCTGGCGCTGAAGGCGGTCGGCGTATCCGCGGGCGATGAAGTCGTCACGGTCAGCCATTCTTTCATCGCGACCGCAAACGCGGTTCGATACTGCGATGCGGTGCCCGTTTTCGTCGATATAGAAGAAGACGGTTACAACATCGAGGCCGGTCTGATCGAAAGGGCAATCACGCCGCGCACCAAAGCAATTCTCTGCGTGCATCAACTCGGCATGCCTTGCGATCTCCGCGCCATCGTGGAGATCGGCAAGCGTCATCACATACCGGTCATCGAGGATGCGGCCTGTGCGACGGGAAGCGAAATCCTATGGGACGGGCGTTGGGAAAAGATCGGCAAAGCGCATGGCGACATTGCGTGCTTCTCCTTCCACCCCAGGAAGGTGGTCACGACGGGCGATGGCGGCATGCTGACCACGGCCAATCCGGAATATGACCGAAACTTCCGGCTCTGGCGCCAGCACGGCATGAGCGTCACCGATGCCGTGCGCCACGGCTCGAAACAGGTCATCTTCGAAGACTATGACGAATTGGGTTACAATTACCGGATGACCGATCTCCAGGCGGCCGTCGGACGCGAGCAGTTGCGGCGGTTGCCGGAACTGGTTGCCCGGCGCAGGCTGCTTGCCGAGCAATATTGCGAACGTCTGTCGACGATTGCCGGGCTTTCCCTGCCGGCCGAGCCGCGCTGGGCCCGCAGCAACTGGCAGAGCTTCTGTGTGAGATTGCCCGATACGGTCGACCAGCGGGCGGTCATGCAGACCCTGCTCGATCAGGGTATCTCGACCCGGCGTGGCGTGATGAACATTCATCTGGAGGGCGCCTATTCAGGTGAGAGCTCCTACCGCGCTGCCACGAGCCTGATGCGAAGCGTCTCTGCGCAGCAGCAAACGATCATCCTGCCGCTTTATGCCCAGATGACGGTGTCCGACATGGACCGGGTTGTCGAGGCACTTCGCGCCGCCCTTGCGGAAGCGACCGTCAGAGCCGTCGGCGTGCAACCTGCCAGGGATGTCGCTCTCGCCTGA
- a CDS encoding O-antigen translocase, with product MTLRMTPPSSQTYTEILKSTMLMGGASLVNVALSIIRNKAMAVLLGPEGIGLMGLYSSIVDIAQSIAGLGVGGSGVRQVAEAAGTGDAARIAQSATVLRRISVVLALLGALLLAALAYPVSSFTFGDFQHVGGIVLLSLAVFFRLVSAGQSALIQGLRGIADLARINVLAGLFGTAVSIPLIYLFGVQAIAPSLVVIAAASILPTWWYSRRIFPHPSPMPMRQFSREVSALLRLGFVFMASGLLTFGAAYAIRIIVLKEGGVMAAGLYQAAWGLGGLYAGFILQAMGTDFYPRLTATIDNSAECNRLVNEQAEISMLLAGPGLLGTLTLAPLMMSLFYSAEFHGAVELLRWICLGMMLRIISWPMGFIVVAKRTQAIFFWTEVAATVVHVGLAWLLVSLLGTQGAGMAFFGLYVWHSILIYVIVRKLTGFRWSAANRRHALLFLPASGLVFLMFSILPLWPATVMGFVAVVLCGLYSLRMLIDLLPPESLPAIIRGWITKSA from the coding sequence ATGACTTTGCGCATGACCCCACCCAGCAGCCAGACCTACACCGAAATCCTCAAGTCGACGATGCTGATGGGCGGCGCTTCGCTCGTGAATGTCGCACTCAGTATTATCAGAAACAAGGCGATGGCCGTCCTGCTCGGGCCTGAGGGCATCGGGCTTATGGGCCTTTACAGCTCGATTGTCGATATCGCGCAGTCCATCGCGGGTCTGGGCGTCGGCGGCAGCGGCGTGCGCCAGGTCGCGGAGGCCGCCGGCACCGGCGACGCAGCGAGGATTGCCCAGTCGGCGACGGTACTGAGACGCATATCGGTGGTGCTGGCGCTGCTTGGCGCGCTTCTTCTCGCCGCATTGGCATATCCTGTCTCAAGCTTCACTTTCGGCGATTTCCAGCATGTCGGCGGCATTGTGCTGCTGTCGCTCGCCGTTTTCTTCCGGCTGGTGTCTGCGGGGCAGAGCGCATTGATCCAGGGCCTGCGCGGCATTGCGGATCTCGCCCGCATCAACGTGCTGGCCGGGCTCTTCGGTACAGCCGTGAGTATCCCGTTGATCTACCTGTTCGGGGTCCAGGCGATCGCACCGTCGCTCGTGGTCATTGCAGCCGCATCGATCCTTCCGACCTGGTGGTACAGCCGGCGGATCTTTCCACATCCCTCGCCAATGCCCATGCGCCAGTTCAGCCGGGAGGTGTCGGCGCTGCTCCGGCTCGGTTTCGTCTTCATGGCAAGCGGACTTCTGACCTTCGGCGCAGCCTATGCCATCCGCATCATCGTGCTGAAGGAGGGCGGCGTCATGGCGGCGGGACTGTATCAAGCGGCCTGGGGCCTCGGCGGTCTATACGCCGGTTTCATCCTGCAGGCCATGGGAACGGATTTCTATCCGCGCCTGACCGCAACCATCGACAACAGTGCCGAATGCAATCGGCTGGTCAATGAACAGGCGGAAATCAGCATGCTGCTCGCTGGCCCCGGTCTGCTCGGCACGCTGACGCTCGCGCCGCTCATGATGAGCCTGTTCTATTCGGCGGAATTTCATGGGGCCGTCGAGCTTCTGCGCTGGATCTGCCTTGGAATGATGCTGCGGATTATTTCCTGGCCGATGGGTTTCATCGTCGTGGCGAAGCGTACCCAGGCGATTTTCTTCTGGACGGAGGTTGCGGCGACAGTCGTGCATGTCGGGCTTGCCTGGCTCTTGGTATCGCTGCTCGGGACGCAAGGAGCCGGCATGGCGTTTTTCGGCCTCTATGTCTGGCACAGCATCCTGATCTATGTGATCGTGCGGAAGCTGACCGGTTTTCGCTGGTCCGCCGCCAATCGCCGACACGCGCTGCTCTTCCTGCCTGCATCGGGGCTCGTCTTCCTGATGTTCTCGATTTTGCCGCTGTGGCCGGCAACGGTGATGGGCTTCGTCGCCGTCGTTCTCTGCGGGCTCTATTCGCTGCGCATGCTGATCGACCTGCTTCCGCCGGAATCCCTGCCGGCAATCATCCGTGGATGGATCACGAAATCAGCATAA
- a CDS encoding polysaccharide biosynthesis/export family protein codes for MNLSHRAPRVFFRATSVISALLFLAGAVSPALADSAPLAPQTRIRLTIVQWIPSKGQFERWDGIGGDYTVSDAGVVSLPFLGALSVGNLDNEGLTNEIGKRLQAKMGLAQAPAVTIDILDYPSIYVVGDVVAPGEYKFRSGLSVLQSLAMSGGPLRAAAQQQSQTIRLAGDLREIDHSLLRGSAKLARLQTEMSGAKEIVFDPPPAADRQYAESIYQEERVIFQARASALDKQSVALVELRNLLTAEIDTLEEKLKGSDDNIQSVEEQLTSVKTLVQKGLTITSRQMDLERLLTTYRSDRLDLVTAIMRGRQAINETTRNLEGLSDTRRSEVASEVQAEKANLDQLKLKRDTTQQLLLEDLANGANVNNRLEELPLTFVVNRRDKGEVNQFQASETTPLAPGDVVRVTRARIADAPSEDAAALPDQTEAQISRVSR; via the coding sequence ATGAATCTATCGCACCGCGCCCCTCGCGTGTTCTTTCGCGCGACGTCCGTCATCAGCGCACTCCTCTTTCTTGCCGGAGCGGTGTCGCCAGCTCTCGCCGACAGCGCCCCCCTGGCTCCACAAACGAGAATCCGCCTGACGATCGTCCAATGGATACCCTCCAAAGGACAGTTTGAACGATGGGATGGGATTGGAGGCGACTATACGGTTTCGGATGCAGGTGTGGTCTCCCTGCCCTTCCTGGGGGCGCTGTCGGTTGGAAATCTGGACAATGAGGGCCTCACCAACGAGATTGGCAAGCGCCTTCAGGCGAAGATGGGTCTGGCCCAGGCACCTGCGGTGACCATCGACATTCTCGACTATCCCTCCATTTACGTCGTCGGAGACGTCGTGGCGCCGGGAGAATACAAGTTTCGCTCCGGCCTCAGCGTCCTGCAATCGCTCGCCATGAGCGGCGGCCCGTTGCGGGCTGCGGCACAGCAGCAGTCGCAGACGATCAGGCTTGCCGGCGATTTGCGGGAAATCGACCATTCGCTGCTGCGCGGTTCGGCAAAACTCGCGCGGCTGCAAACGGAGATGTCCGGCGCGAAGGAGATCGTCTTCGATCCGCCGCCCGCTGCCGATCGGCAATATGCCGAGAGTATCTACCAGGAGGAGCGGGTCATTTTTCAGGCCCGCGCAAGCGCGCTGGACAAGCAGTCGGTGGCCCTCGTCGAATTGCGCAATCTCCTGACGGCGGAAATCGATACGCTGGAAGAAAAGCTGAAAGGCTCGGATGACAATATCCAGTCGGTCGAAGAGCAACTGACGAGCGTGAAGACGCTGGTCCAGAAGGGCCTCACGATCACCTCACGCCAGATGGATCTGGAACGATTGCTCACCACCTATCGCTCCGACCGGCTCGACCTCGTGACGGCCATCATGCGGGGCCGCCAGGCGATCAACGAGACGACGCGCAATCTCGAGGGGCTTTCCGACACGCGCCGCAGCGAGGTCGCTTCCGAGGTGCAGGCTGAGAAAGCCAATCTCGATCAGCTCAAATTGAAGCGCGACACCACGCAACAACTGCTTCTCGAAGACCTGGCGAACGGCGCCAACGTGAATAACCGCCTTGAAGAACTCCCCCTGACGTTCGTCGTGAACCGGCGGGACAAGGGTGAGGTCAATCAATTCCAGGCCTCCGAAACGACCCCGCTGGCGCCGGGCGACGTGGTCAGGGTAACCCGGGCCCGCATCGCCGATGCGCCGTCCGAAGACGCCGCTGCGCTGCCTGATCAGACAGAGGCGCAGATCAGCCGGGTAAGCCGGTGA